The Prevotella sp. oral taxon 299 str. F0039 genome has a segment encoding these proteins:
- a CDS encoding bifunctional phosphoribosylaminoimidazolecarboxamide formyltransferase/IMP cyclohydrolase PurH, translated as MPETKQIKTALISVFHKDGLDELLATLHAQGVKFLSTGGTQQFIESLGYECQKVESVTSYPSILGGRVKTLHPKIFGGILSRREHEGDKKEVIEYEIPAIDLVVVDLYPFEKTVESGASSADIIEKIDIGGISLIRAAAKNFNDVVIVPSKEEYSILLDILKENGAQTTLAQRQMFATRAFGVSSHYDTAIHGWFSSQK; from the coding sequence ATGCCCGAAACAAAACAAATTAAAACCGCATTGATATCGGTTTTTCATAAAGATGGTTTAGACGAGTTGCTTGCTACATTGCATGCTCAAGGAGTTAAGTTTTTATCAACAGGAGGTACTCAACAATTTATCGAATCGTTAGGCTACGAATGCCAAAAGGTAGAAAGTGTAACCTCATATCCTTCAATATTAGGAGGTCGTGTTAAAACTCTTCACCCTAAAATATTCGGTGGAATATTATCACGTCGTGAGCATGAGGGCGACAAAAAAGAAGTTATCGAATACGAAATACCTGCTATCGACCTTGTAGTGGTAGACCTTTATCCTTTTGAAAAGACAGTAGAAAGTGGCGCATCTTCTGCAGATATCATCGAAAAAATCGATATCGGAGGCATCTCTCTCATTCGTGCTGCAGCTAAAAACTTTAATGATGTGGTTATTGTTCCAAGTAAAGAAGAATACAGCATACTACTCGATATTTTAAAAGAGAATGGTGCTCAAACCACACTTGCACAACGCCAAATGTTTGCAACACGTGCTTTTGGTGTAAGTAGTCATTACGACACAGCAATACATGGCTGGTTTTCTTCACAAAAATAG
- a CDS encoding lipoprotein 17-related variable surface protein has protein sequence MKKIWISIVLGLIMTSCGGSSSSNDPIPAPPTPVVEDVKVTDNDLVSYFNLDKTKYVYQAIELLTAQTGAKTVNAKNIEVLSTSIQERNDSEGTFKVLVSGKVQNKPFSQTLTYTGFAKKPSDFDMARRISVKWKSGVDYQTQFDFDTLYRLKKSEKYTAEYLSQFIDIEVLEQNSQNVYKYTADDFAKLQISNFEFKSGRSTGTLTFVVTYNGHKGYVGSGTYAQPALAFDKNAYYASKFEVKKDVVAQYYMRGVYENAAVFYAGFFDYDTNIYAPILKSVNKSDSQNTLSVTIELQERNGSENVLATFTKDIEGFKPLSTLAKELGLSTTSDLGAYMGKRFRTSADGDLLAKVKALPIQKWIENAHLSLKRADGYLDLERKEVRMTNGNYVVPVWKATSNRGVELDAYFLNPRFEVVEAKKEGIWLNLKVKLLEVNEVAVNDVVLPLKIHLIASN, from the coding sequence ATGAAGAAAATTTGGATATCAATAGTCTTAGGGCTTATTATGACATCATGTGGTGGTAGTTCGTCTAGTAATGACCCTATCCCTGCACCCCCAACTCCAGTAGTTGAGGATGTAAAAGTGACAGATAACGACCTTGTTAGTTATTTTAATCTAGATAAAACAAAGTATGTTTATCAAGCAATTGAGTTGCTAACAGCACAAACAGGTGCTAAAACAGTTAATGCAAAGAATATCGAAGTGCTTTCAACTTCTATTCAAGAGCGCAATGATAGCGAAGGAACTTTTAAAGTTTTAGTATCAGGAAAAGTTCAAAATAAACCATTTTCGCAAACCCTTACTTATACTGGTTTCGCAAAGAAACCATCAGATTTTGATATGGCTCGCCGTATTTCTGTTAAGTGGAAAAGTGGGGTTGACTATCAAACACAATTCGATTTCGATACACTTTATCGTTTAAAGAAAAGCGAAAAGTACACAGCTGAATATCTTTCGCAATTTATTGATATTGAAGTTTTAGAGCAAAACTCACAAAATGTTTATAAGTACACCGCAGATGATTTTGCAAAATTGCAGATAAGTAATTTTGAGTTTAAGAGCGGAAGAAGCACAGGTACACTTACATTCGTGGTTACTTACAACGGACATAAAGGTTACGTAGGTTCTGGAACCTATGCTCAACCAGCGTTGGCGTTCGATAAAAATGCTTATTATGCATCGAAATTTGAGGTAAAGAAAGACGTTGTAGCGCAATATTATATGCGTGGTGTTTACGAAAATGCAGCTGTGTTCTATGCTGGTTTCTTTGATTATGATACCAATATTTATGCTCCAATCCTTAAATCAGTAAACAAAAGCGATTCTCAAAACACACTTTCTGTAACCATCGAACTACAAGAAAGAAATGGTAGTGAGAATGTTTTGGCAACGTTTACTAAAGATATTGAAGGCTTTAAGCCATTAAGTACACTTGCAAAAGAATTAGGATTGTCTACAACATCCGACCTTGGTGCATACATGGGAAAACGCTTCCGCACCTCTGCAGATGGTGATTTACTTGCAAAGGTGAAGGCTCTTCCTATTCAGAAATGGATTGAAAATGCTCATTTAAGTTTGAAAAGAGCGGATGGTTACTTAGATTTAGAACGAAAAGAAGTGCGTATGACTAATGGAAACTATGTCGTTCCAGTGTGGAAAGCCACATCTAATAGAGGTGTTGAACTTGATGCTTACTTCTTAAATCCACGCTTTGAGGTTGTAGAAGCAAAGAAAGAAGGTATATGGCTAAATCTTAAAGTGAAATTGTTAGAGGTAAATGAGGTGGCTGTTAATGATGTTGTACTACCATTAAAAATACATCTTATTGCTAGTAACTAA